GACGCGCAGGTCGTCCGGGTTTATCTCGACCTCGATACTGTCGTCTATCTCAGGCGTCACGTCGACGGAGGCGAAGGAGGTCTGCCTTCTGCCCGAAGCGTCGAACGGCGAAATGCGCACGAGACGGTGGACTCCCGCTTCGCTGCGGAGATAGCCGTAGGCGTTTTCGCCTTCGACGAGGATGGTCGCGCTCTTGATGCCCGCGCCGTCGCCGTCGAGCCAGTCGAGAAGCTTGTACTTATAGCCGCTGCGCTCCGTCCAGCGCGTGTACATGCGGTAAAGCATCTGCGCCCAGTCCTGCGCCTCGGTGCCGCCCGCGCCGGGGTGGAATGTAAGTATCGCGTTGCAGCCGTCGTATTCGCCGGAAAGCAGCGTGGAAACGCGCAGGTGCTCAAGGTCGGCTTCCGCCTTGTCTACCGCCGCCTTCGCTTCGCCGAGGAGCGATTCGTCGTCGCCTTCGACGGCGATGTCGATTATCGTCTCCGCGTCGTCAAACTCGGTGACGAGGTCCGAGTACGCCTTTATCTTGGATGAAACCGACTTCGTCTTCTGCTGGTTCTTGCCGGAAAGCTCGACGTCGTTCCAGAAAGCGGGGTCCTGCGCTTCTTCTTCAAGGCGCTTGAGCTCCTCTTTGAGATCGTCGATGCACATGGCGCGTTTCAGATCCGGCAGCCCTTTTTTCAGTCCGTTGAGTCTCAGTTTCAGTTCGTCAAATTCGATCATAATTCTTCTCCTATTTGAACGGGGTGGATATTTCGGAGATCGCTTCGCTTATCTCCGCGTCGTCCGCCCTGCTTCTCGCGATGTCGCCGAAGGACACCATTCCGGCGAGACGCCCGTCGTCGATGACGGGGAGCCTCCTGATCTTGACCGCCGCCATTATCCTGGCGGCGTCCGCGACGCTCTGGTTCGGAGTTACCGAAACCGCGCCGCCGGACATTATCTCGCCCGCCCTGCATTCGTGCGGACTTTTGCCAGCCGCAACGCAGCGAAGGACTATATCCCTGTCGGTAACGATACCGGCTATGACGTCGCGCTCAAAGACGGGGACCGCTCCCACGTCATGCTCGCGCATAAGCCGTGCCACCTCGCAGACGGACTGTCCGCTGTCAGCCGCTACGACGGTTTTGCTCATTACGTCCTTTATCTTCACAAC
This portion of the Clostridia bacterium genome encodes:
- the prfB gene encoding peptide chain release factor 2, which encodes MIEFDELKLRLNGLKKGLPDLKRAMCIDDLKEELKRLEEEAQDPAFWNDVELSGKNQQKTKSVSSKIKAYSDLVTEFDDAETIIDIAVEGDDESLLGEAKAAVDKAEADLEHLRVSTLLSGEYDGCNAILTFHPGAGGTEAQDWAQMLYRMYTRWTERSGYKYKLLDWLDGDGAGIKSATILVEGENAYGYLRSEAGVHRLVRISPFDASGRRQTSFASVDVTPEIDDSIEVEINPDDLRVDTYRSSGAGGQHVNKTESAIRITHIPTGIVVACQNERSQHQNREVAMRMLKSKLIEIKEREHLSRIEDIKGSQKEIGWGSQIRSYVFMPYTLVKDNRTGYEVGNINAVMDGDLDGFINAYLRAKSEGSIE
- a CDS encoding CBS domain-containing protein; this translates as MSKTVVAADSGQSVCEVARLMREHDVGAVPVFERDVIAGIVTDRDIVLRCVAAGKSPHECRAGEIMSGGAVSVTPNQSVADAARIMAAVKIRRLPVIDDGRLAGMVSFGDIARSRADDAEISEAISEISTPFK